Proteins encoded within one genomic window of Triticum aestivum cultivar Chinese Spring chromosome 2D, IWGSC CS RefSeq v2.1, whole genome shotgun sequence:
- the LOC123055686 gene encoding skin secretory protein xP2: MADQGDGGAPAPAAPAPAVVLGAQPEEPAGDAGVEEPLEVLDAPVLDAPVPVVGEGGEDPQEEEALDGGDNQAPALDEGVVDLLTELVELDEPEPEDVDESAVRNLMDELAQGEPKKRKIDYTLVTQGPTTAGGSGAGVATLPKAGPSMSIYTMPSMVPPAGAAPPVIIPGLPFVGVPPVGAGGRPRLPVLATGPGTGALQPCPSCHTAIRQPNQARLGMPPPNRPNPHFCLCLRCQEWLERRIHYCEICRDFYAMNPGLRSKEEASFNLLCRSNSYGNAKNLMSDF, encoded by the exons ATGGCCGATCAGGGCGACGGAggggctccggctccggcggcgccggcgccggccgttGTGCTGGGAGCACAGCCGGAAGAACCTGCCGGGGATGCAG GCGTGGAGGAGCCGCTGGAAGTGCTGGATGCTCCCGTGCTGGATGCTCCGGTGCCAGTGGTTGGTGAAG GCGGGGAGGACCCGCAGGAAGAAGAGGCCTTGGATGGAGGTGACAATCAGGCGCCGGCTCTGGATGAAG GAGTGGTGGACCTGCTGACGGAGCTCGTGGAACTGGATGAACCCGAGCCGGAGGATGTGGACGAGTCAGCTGTTCGCAACCTGATGGACGAACTGGCGCAAGGGGAGCCCAAGAAACGGAAAATCGACTACACGCTGGTCACACAAGGACCGACGACTG CTGGCGGATCCGGTGCCGGTGTTGCAACCCTCCCCAAGGCAGGCCCTTCTATGTCGATCTACACGATGCCTTCCATGGTGCCGCCGGCCG GAGCAGCTCCTCCCGTGATCATCCCGGGCCTGCCTTTCGTGGGAGTGCCACCTGTGGGAGCTGGCGGGAGGCCACGATTACCAGTGCTGGCTACCGGCCCTGGTACCGGGGCGTTACAGCCGTGTCCCTCCTGCCACACAGCAATCAGGCAGCCAAACCAGGCTCGCTTGGGCATGCCCCCACCCAATCGTCCAAACCCGCACTTCTGCTTGTGCCTGCGGTGCCAGGAATGGCTGGAACGGAGGATTCATTACTGCGAGATATGCCGTGATTTCTATGCGATGAACCCAGGTTTGAGGAG caaagAAGAAGCAAGTTTTAATCTGCTATGTAGATCAAATTCTTATGGAAACGCTAAAAATCTGATGTCGGATTTTTAG